In one window of Gloeocapsopsis sp. IPPAS B-1203 DNA:
- a CDS encoding CHASE2 domain-containing protein codes for MSFWHVLDPENWNSYLQQGRYFKDKIVIVGATAASLQDFHGAPFAGSWLYPQQMSGVEIQANAIATLLNNRAIAQGIPNTNTCSLFVLLLVGGSAFLIRRSKRTAIQCASTAGIMIFWVSLSYFSFIYGGLYFPVAVPLVAISLASFSYLGTGVASERLRKRSLHRSLERYASSPIVQEIISQQDDLQYLLEQRELATIGKLLGGRYKIVRVLGAGGFSETYVAEDRQRPGSPLCVVKQLKLASNNPKHFQLARRLFQLEAETLEKLGTHDQIPQLLAYFDEGEEFYLVQELVIGHPLSQEIPPGRPMPESTVVTIIHELLQTLEFVHSHGVIHRDIKPSNIIRRHSDNKLVLIDFGAVKEVSNQLLDQEGQSSFTIGIGTQGYAPSEQCAGRVRYSSDIYALGMTGIRALTGLSPHELQLDVNTGETLWMDKAQVSHEFATFLCKMVRHDFTKRYQSALEALSDFEQLVNLHTSSLKIDDNLPTDDYDSPTTPWGIATTEIADPNSTIVLPPQ; via the coding sequence ATTTCTTTTTGGCATGTATTAGATCCTGAAAACTGGAATAGCTATTTACAGCAAGGAAGGTATTTCAAAGATAAAATTGTTATAGTCGGGGCAACAGCAGCTTCACTACAAGATTTTCATGGAGCGCCATTTGCTGGAAGTTGGTTGTATCCACAGCAAATGTCAGGAGTAGAAATTCAAGCGAATGCGATCGCAACTTTACTAAATAATCGTGCGATCGCACAAGGAATTCCTAACACCAATACATGTAGCTTGTTTGTACTACTTTTAGTTGGTGGAAGTGCATTTTTAATTAGAAGATCTAAGCGCACTGCTATTCAATGTGCATCGACCGCAGGAATTATGATTTTCTGGGTCAGTCTGAGTTATTTCAGTTTCATATATGGTGGTTTGTATTTTCCTGTTGCTGTTCCTTTGGTTGCGATCTCTCTTGCCAGCTTTTCCTACTTGGGTACAGGTGTAGCAAGTGAAAGATTGAGAAAAAGGAGTTTACACCGTAGCTTAGAACGCTATGCATCGTCTCCAATTGTGCAAGAAATTATTAGTCAACAAGATGACCTACAATACCTACTTGAGCAACGTGAGCTAGCAACGATTGGAAAGCTCCTTGGCGGGCGTTATAAAATTGTCAGAGTATTAGGTGCTGGTGGCTTTAGTGAAACCTATGTAGCAGAGGACAGACAACGCCCAGGTAGTCCACTATGTGTTGTTAAACAACTTAAACTTGCGAGTAACAATCCCAAACACTTCCAACTTGCTAGACGTTTGTTTCAATTAGAGGCAGAAACCCTAGAAAAGTTGGGAACCCATGACCAAATTCCTCAACTGCTGGCGTACTTTGATGAAGGTGAAGAATTTTATCTTGTGCAAGAGTTGGTTATTGGTCATCCTCTCAGTCAGGAAATTCCTCCAGGTAGACCAATGCCAGAATCTACAGTTGTCACAATAATACACGAGCTTCTACAAACTTTAGAATTTGTTCACAGTCATGGAGTCATTCATCGAGACATCAAACCGAGTAATATCATTCGGCGACACTCCGACAATAAGCTTGTGCTAATTGACTTTGGTGCAGTCAAAGAAGTAAGTAACCAATTATTAGATCAAGAAGGGCAAAGTAGCTTTACTATCGGAATTGGTACTCAAGGCTATGCTCCCAGTGAACAATGTGCAGGTCGTGTTAGATATAGTAGTGACATTTATGCATTGGGCATGACAGGAATTAGAGCTTTAACTGGATTATCTCCTCATGAGTTGCAGCTAGATGTAAACACGGGAGAAACACTCTGGATGGACAAAGCTCAAGTTAGTCATGAGTTTGCTACATTTTTGTGTAAAATGGTGCGTCATGATTTTACCAAGCGCTATCAATCTGCGTTAGAAGCTTTATCTGACTTTGAGCAACTAGTAAATTTGCATACTAGCTCTTTAAAAATAGACGATAACTTACCTACAGATGACTACGATTCTCCTACAACACCTTGGGGTATTGCAACTACCGAAATTGCTGATCCAAATTCTACTATTGTTTTGCCGCCACAGTAG
- a CDS encoding CHASE2 domain-containing protein, with the protein MTQDDTASKLQKKDSAGKRSLKVHKATTKITAILTVRQSLRLAWIGHILTIAWAIAAAIAIGGNWRLVQLWESHVQTMFFELRGPVAPPEDIVILAIDEPSLSIPKQLLEADPQKYAYLEPLKAWAWQRAAYAQVIDQLMAAGAKVVALDILFTNPSSYGSADDQQLAQVLQRYPGKVALAAEYAEAEIYQGRLIQLIQPERLFWTKPHSIGTINFPLEADGKVHRFASTFPELLSQQEEYPKDTLEELKDFPSFEEAVAKAANPAFVRPQAEYINFYGPAGHLSRFLFGMY; encoded by the coding sequence ATGACACAAGACGATACAGCATCCAAGCTCCAGAAAAAAGACTCAGCTGGTAAGCGATCGCTTAAAGTGCATAAAGCAACGACAAAAATCACTGCAATATTGACGGTACGTCAATCGTTACGTCTTGCCTGGATCGGACACATTCTTACAATAGCTTGGGCAATCGCAGCTGCGATCGCAATAGGCGGAAATTGGCGATTAGTTCAGCTGTGGGAATCTCATGTCCAGACAATGTTTTTTGAACTCCGTGGTCCAGTAGCGCCACCAGAAGATATTGTCATTTTGGCGATTGATGAGCCATCATTATCAATACCCAAGCAATTGTTGGAAGCAGATCCACAAAAATATGCTTATTTGGAACCACTGAAAGCTTGGGCATGGCAACGTGCTGCGTATGCACAAGTAATCGATCAGTTGATGGCAGCAGGTGCAAAAGTCGTTGCTTTAGATATTTTATTTACCAACCCTAGTAGCTACGGTTCCGCTGACGATCAACAATTAGCTCAAGTATTGCAGCGCTATCCAGGTAAAGTAGCATTGGCTGCCGAGTATGCAGAAGCAGAAATTTATCAAGGTAGATTAATTCAATTAATCCAGCCCGAACGCTTATTTTGGACAAAACCGCATTCAATTGGCACAATTAATTTTCCGCTAGAAGCTGATGGGAAAGTTCATCGGTTTGCAAGTACTTTCCCAGAGTTATTGTCGCAACAAGAAGAATACCCAAAAGATACACTGGAAGAATTGAAAGATTTCCCTTCATTTGAAGAGGCAGTGGCTAAAGCCGCTAACCCTGCGTTTGTCAGACCTCAAGCAGAGTATATTAATTTTTATGGTCCAGCTGGACATTTGAGCAGATTTCTTTTTGGCATGTATTAG